DNA sequence from the Methanobrevibacter sp. genome:
TGAACTTAACGAATTGTTCATGAACAGCGAAGGCAGCGAAATTCAAGTGAAAAGCAGCAGAGTGAGAATGGCTTTAAACGCATCTGCAACTGACGGTGAAATCATTCAGTTCGGACATGGAAGTCTTGGAGGAGTTAAAGGATATGAGGCAATTGCCAATGAAGACATGGAGGAATTTGGAAGAAACATCGGACAAAAAGCCGTCAGATTACTTGATGCCAAACCTGCACCTTCCGGAAACTTCCCTGTGATTGCTGATCCTGAATTAACCGGAGTATTGATACATGAAGCATTAGGCCATGCTGTTGAAGGGGACCTGATTTTACAGAATGATTCAATTCTCAAAGACAAGATGGGCTGTCAGATTGCATCAGATATCGTCAACATCTTTGACGATGCAAGCTTAAAAGAAGGTTTTGGATATTACTCCTATGATGTGGAAGGAGTTAAAACTGCTCCGAATCAGTTAGTTAAGGATGGAAAATTAGTTTCACTTTTAAATTCAAGAGAAACCGCATCAAAATTAAAGATGAAATCTTCTGGAAATGCAAGATCACTGATTGCCGACCAGCCGATTGTGAGAATGAGCAACACATACTTACAGCCAGGAGACAATACCTTTGAAGAATTGCTGGAAGATATTCCTGACGGAATTTATCTTAAAGGTTCAAGGGGCGGCCAGGTAGATACAGGTAAAGGAATTTTCCAATTTAACGCTGCAGAAGGTTATCTGATTAAAAATGGCGAGATTACAACACCCCTAAGAGACGTTTCACTATCAGGCAATATCCTTGAAACACTAAAGAACATTGACGCTATAGGAAATGACTTTAAATTAAGTGTTGGATTTTGCGGAAAAGATGGTCAGACCGCACCTGTAGGTGATGGAGGACCGCATACAAGAATTTTAAACACACTTGTTGGAGGAATGGGATAATGATTAATAATGAATCAGGACAATACTTAGTAAAAATAGCTAAAGATGCTATCAAACAGCATTTGGAAACCGGAGAAAAAATAACTAAAGGCAAAAACTATCCTGCCGAATTAGATGAAAAATCAGGCGTTTTTGTAACACTGAATAAAAATAATAATCTGAGAGGCTGTATCGGATATGTCGAGCCAATTATGAGTGCAATTGAAGCAACAATCGATGTGGCTATTGCAGCAGCAGTTAGCGATCCGAGATTTCCGGAAGTCGGCTTAGATGAATTAGACGCAATAGATTTAGAAGTGACTGTTCTTACAAAACCGGAACTGATTGAAATAGCTCATTACAAGCAATATTTTGATGAAATCGAAATTGGGACTGACGGTTTAATAATACAGAAAGGTTATTCCAGAGGATTATTACTGCCTCAGGTGGCAACAGAGAACAAACTGGACATAGAAGGATTTTTAGAACACACATGTATGAAAGCAGGAATTAGTGCAGACAGCTGGATGGATGAAAGTTGTGACGTATATAAATTCCAGGGGCAAATTTTTAAATAGTGATTAAAATGATGATTCCAACCATACCTACTCCACAAGAATTACTTGACAAAGGATTCAGCAGAGGTAAAAAACAAGCAGACCTGTTAAGGGGTCAGAAGATACCTAAACATTTAAAAGGTAAAAGAATTGAAGAAAGAAGAGTTGTAACCTCCTGCCAGGTTATTAAAGATAAATTAAAATCAATTATAGATGCAGTTCCGGAAATTGAAAGCCTGCATCCATTCTATCAGGATTACATTGACATTACTGTTGGTGTCGATGATATGAAACAGGCATTAGGCGCTCTTAACTGGGCATATGGCATTATTACCCAGCTTGAAAAGGAATACGGTTCAAAGATCAGGAAAAATCCTTCTGAAAAATCAACAGCCATTCAGAAGCAGGCTTATGGAAGAATAGCTTCTGTCGTTAACAAAATCAAAAAGGATTTGGATTTCCTAGATTTTGCAAAACAGAATTTAAGAAATATGCCGACAATTGATTTTGATGCAACCACCATCGTCATTGCAGGTTTCCCGAATGTGGGAAAATCAACACTGCTGAGACAAATTACAGGAGCTGATCCTCAAGTTGCAAATTATCCTTTTACCACAAAGGGCATACAGATCGGACATACCGAGAGAAAATGGAAAAACGTTCAGATTATTGATACTCCGGGATTACTTGACAGACCTGTTTTGGAAATGAATGATATTGAAATGAATGCGATTGTTG
Encoded proteins:
- a CDS encoding TIGR00296 family protein, with translation MINNESGQYLVKIAKDAIKQHLETGEKITKGKNYPAELDEKSGVFVTLNKNNNLRGCIGYVEPIMSAIEATIDVAIAAAVSDPRFPEVGLDELDAIDLEVTVLTKPELIEIAHYKQYFDEIEIGTDGLIIQKGYSRGLLLPQVATENKLDIEGFLEHTCMKAGISADSWMDESCDVYKFQGQIFK
- a CDS encoding TldD/PmbA family protein gives rise to the protein MEEYIGLFEKVIAKTGSRTDYVDIRAGIGNNTSILMKDGDVDEINTGMGLAARVRVLHNGAWGFAYTTDLSKINEITETAIKFSNSLKGDVELSKTEPVKDKVSVDVKIPFEDISIEEKKDVMKQASDAASLDKVNSISVSYGDSELNELFMNSEGSEIQVKSSRVRMALNASATDGEIIQFGHGSLGGVKGYEAIANEDMEEFGRNIGQKAVRLLDAKPAPSGNFPVIADPELTGVLIHEALGHAVEGDLILQNDSILKDKMGCQIASDIVNIFDDASLKEGFGYYSYDVEGVKTAPNQLVKDGKLVSLLNSRETASKLKMKSSGNARSLIADQPIVRMSNTYLQPGDNTFEELLEDIPDGIYLKGSRGGQVDTGKGIFQFNAAEGYLIKNGEITTPLRDVSLSGNILETLKNIDAIGNDFKLSVGFCGKDGQTAPVGDGGPHTRILNTLVGGMG
- a CDS encoding NOG1 family protein, whose protein sequence is MMIPTIPTPQELLDKGFSRGKKQADLLRGQKIPKHLKGKRIEERRVVTSCQVIKDKLKSIIDAVPEIESLHPFYQDYIDITVGVDDMKQALGALNWAYGIITQLEKEYGSKIRKNPSEKSTAIQKQAYGRIASVVNKIKKDLDFLDFAKQNLRNMPTIDFDATTIVIAGFPNVGKSTLLRQITGADPQVANYPFTTKGIQIGHTERKWKNVQIIDTPGLLDRPVLEMNDIEMNAIVALEHLADAILFIFDASETCGFHLENQYNLLKQIEKIFSEIPVIYLFNKMDLIEETDYLKEFVDDEENSIFISAIEGEGIDRITARIDMIEKIDRTPAEEDEYY